Proteins found in one Actinokineospora alba genomic segment:
- a CDS encoding class I SAM-dependent methyltransferase, whose translation MTATVPTGSGTERRDALAEMIFQATVSAQELQHIYLGDRLGLYAALAELDSATPAELAAAADIAPRYAREWLEQQAVAGVVDLAADNADPERRRFRLPAEAAEVLCDPDSLYFMAPLAQLSVSIAQTLPKVMAAFLNGGGVEFKAYGADAREGIERVNRPMFRNQLAREWIPALPDIHARLTDADPPARVADLGCGSGWSTVAIADGYPRAWVDGIDIDEASIDSARRVAADAGVADRVTFFQRDAADPALAGRYDLVTLFETLHDMAHPVEVLSAAKGMLAPGGAVLVGDERVADEFTAPGGDLERFHYGWSAVHCLAVAMVESDAVGTGTAIRADTVRRYAREAGFSAVTVLPIEHDFWRFYRLDP comes from the coding sequence ATGACCGCGACTGTTCCCACGGGCTCGGGCACCGAGCGCCGCGACGCGCTCGCCGAAATGATCTTCCAGGCCACGGTGAGCGCACAGGAGCTGCAGCACATCTACCTCGGTGACCGGCTCGGGCTCTACGCGGCACTCGCCGAACTCGACTCGGCGACCCCGGCGGAGCTGGCGGCGGCGGCCGATATCGCGCCGCGGTATGCCCGCGAGTGGCTGGAGCAGCAGGCGGTCGCGGGAGTCGTGGACCTCGCCGCGGACAACGCCGATCCGGAGCGACGCCGCTTTCGGCTCCCGGCCGAGGCGGCCGAAGTGCTGTGCGACCCCGACAGCCTGTACTTCATGGCGCCGCTCGCGCAGCTGTCGGTGAGCATCGCCCAGACCCTGCCCAAGGTCATGGCCGCCTTCCTCAATGGGGGCGGGGTCGAGTTCAAGGCCTACGGCGCCGACGCCCGCGAAGGCATCGAGCGGGTCAACCGGCCGATGTTCCGCAACCAGCTGGCGCGGGAGTGGATCCCGGCCCTTCCCGACATCCATGCGCGGCTCACCGACGCCGACCCACCCGCCAGGGTGGCCGACCTCGGCTGCGGCAGCGGCTGGTCGACGGTCGCCATCGCGGACGGATATCCGCGGGCCTGGGTGGACGGGATCGACATCGATGAGGCGTCGATCGACTCGGCGCGCCGCGTCGCCGCCGACGCGGGGGTCGCCGATCGGGTCACTTTCTTCCAACGCGACGCCGCTGACCCCGCGTTGGCCGGGCGCTACGACCTGGTGACGCTGTTCGAGACCTTGCACGACATGGCGCATCCCGTCGAGGTGCTGAGCGCCGCGAAGGGCATGCTCGCACCCGGCGGCGCGGTCCTGGTCGGCGACGAGCGGGTCGCCGACGAGTTCACCGCACCCGGCGGGGACCTCGAACGGTTCCACTACGGCTGGAGCGCCGTGCACTGCCTCGCCGTCGCCATGGTCGAGTCGGATGCCGTGGGTACCGGCACGGCCATCCGCGCCGACACGGTGCGCCGTTACGCGCGCGAGGCCGGGTTCAGCGCGGTGACGGTCCTCCCGATCGAGCACGACTTCTGGCGCTTCTACCGACTCGATCCCTGA
- a CDS encoding TetR/AcrR family transcriptional regulator, which yields MSKHPVLSGVEAFASVGQGLPSRHRLTPEEVAESQRHRIVVAFLQVTAEKGYAAVTIGDIVERAGVSRQAFYQQFPSKQDCFIAAFRTAAKLTLGSISQPLSELPYTDWRAGVTATMDTYLRAMAAAPKVTWTMQIECLAAGPEVAALYHKAIGQIAELYRITYNQVVRREDPSRPPLPDEAFDVLVGGLSDRIRYCLYTKGAEAIPDLIPDFVATIMALFGEKPAPADKP from the coding sequence GTGAGCAAACATCCGGTCCTCTCCGGCGTGGAGGCCTTCGCCTCCGTCGGGCAAGGCCTGCCCAGCAGGCACCGGCTCACGCCCGAAGAGGTCGCGGAGTCCCAGCGCCACCGGATCGTCGTGGCGTTCCTGCAGGTCACCGCGGAGAAGGGGTACGCCGCCGTCACCATCGGCGACATCGTGGAACGCGCGGGTGTGTCTCGGCAGGCGTTCTACCAGCAGTTTCCCAGCAAACAGGACTGTTTCATCGCCGCCTTCCGCACGGCCGCGAAACTGACCCTCGGCTCGATCAGTCAGCCGCTGAGCGAACTGCCGTACACCGATTGGCGCGCGGGCGTCACGGCCACGATGGACACGTACCTGCGGGCGATGGCCGCGGCGCCGAAGGTCACCTGGACCATGCAGATCGAGTGCCTCGCCGCGGGCCCCGAGGTGGCCGCGCTGTACCACAAGGCCATCGGCCAGATCGCCGAGTTGTACCGCATCACCTACAACCAGGTGGTGCGCCGGGAGGACCCGAGCAGGCCGCCGCTGCCGGATGAGGCGTTCGACGTCCTCGTCGGCGGGCTGTCGGACCGCATCCGCTACTGCCTCTACACCAAGGGCGCCGAAGCGATCCCGGACCTGATCCCGGACTTCGTCGCGACCATCATGGCCCTCTTCGGCGAGAAACCCGCCCCCGCCGACAAACCCTGA
- a CDS encoding phage tail protein: MALPDRDSSVGHSFGLEVDGVRIKGITEISGLAAARDAIEVKQTTADGKYVVSKLPGRPKAGEVTLTRELTADDSFEKWVKATHFGKAAQGGAIIVYDAEGTPIKRYQLANARPKSLQTGSRAAGDTSVLVEKLVIAYERLDVE, encoded by the coding sequence ATGGCGCTTCCCGATCGTGACAGCTCCGTCGGCCATTCGTTCGGGTTGGAGGTCGACGGCGTGCGGATCAAGGGGATCACCGAGATCAGCGGTCTGGCGGCGGCACGGGACGCCATCGAGGTCAAGCAGACCACTGCCGATGGCAAGTACGTCGTCAGCAAGCTGCCGGGCAGGCCCAAGGCAGGCGAGGTCACCCTCACCCGCGAACTCACCGCGGACGACAGTTTCGAGAAATGGGTGAAGGCCACGCATTTCGGCAAGGCGGCCCAGGGCGGCGCGATCATCGTCTACGACGCCGAGGGAACCCCGATCAAGCGCTACCAGCTGGCCAACGCCCGGCCGAAGAGCCTGCAGACCGGGTCGCGGGCGGCGGGCGACACCAGCGTGCTCGTCGAGAAGCTCGTCATCGCCTACGAGCGGCTGGACGTCGAGTAG
- a CDS encoding pyridoxamine 5'-phosphate oxidase family protein: MGTDETTGFDYHPGQRALQDRFDTRRIADRINEHLVHQAITEDDQAFIEARDMVFLATVGPDGQPTCSYKGGDPGFIRVVDEHTLAMPCYDGNGMFLSLGNVAAGSPVGLLFIDLENGGRTRVEGTATVDADDPLLGTWPGALMVMRVQVTRVFPNCGRYVHHYALVERSTFVPRPKRVTPVPSWKRADWAVDALPAHDPANDPGDRPVRWR; encoded by the coding sequence ATGGGCACCGACGAGACGACCGGATTCGACTACCACCCCGGCCAACGTGCCCTGCAGGACCGGTTCGACACCCGCCGCATCGCCGACCGGATCAACGAGCACCTCGTCCACCAGGCGATCACCGAGGACGACCAGGCGTTCATCGAAGCACGCGACATGGTCTTCCTGGCGACCGTCGGGCCCGACGGGCAGCCGACGTGCTCCTACAAGGGCGGCGACCCCGGCTTCATCCGGGTCGTCGACGAGCACACCCTGGCCATGCCGTGTTACGACGGCAACGGCATGTTCCTCTCACTGGGCAACGTCGCCGCCGGTTCGCCGGTCGGTTTGCTGTTCATCGATTTGGAGAACGGTGGCCGCACGCGGGTCGAGGGCACGGCCACCGTCGACGCCGACGACCCGCTGCTCGGGACATGGCCCGGCGCGCTGATGGTCATGCGGGTCCAGGTCACCCGCGTGTTCCCCAACTGCGGCCGCTACGTCCACCACTACGCCCTCGTCGAGCGGTCCACGTTCGTGCCCCGACCCAAGCGGGTGACCCCGGTGCCGTCGTGGAAACGCGCCGACTGGGCGGTCGACGCGCTGCCCGCGCACGACCCGGCCAACGATCCCGGCGACCGGCCCGTGCGCTGGCGCTGA
- a CDS encoding SGNH/GDSL hydrolase family protein has protein sequence MSRRKITGLLTAGIAAVGLVAGGLHIGSATAAPYYPSYVALGDSFSSASGVPNQVDLLCTRSDHNYPSLVSKAVKPATFTDVTCGAAVTADMTGNQFAVVAPQFNALKPDTALVTVGIGGNDIPFAEILATCGLPGALVPIGSPCKTLYTAGGGDRRADKVKAVGPKVDGVLKGIKQRSPKARVLLVGYPVIMPENGSNCWPLVPIASGDAPYLRDITKLLNSVLSGVAANNGATFVDTYTSSIGHDVCQFPGVKWMEGVFASGALPVHPNALGTQNQARQVLAALGG, from the coding sequence GTGAGTCGTCGGAAGATCACCGGCCTGCTTACCGCGGGTATCGCCGCGGTCGGGCTCGTCGCGGGCGGTCTGCATATCGGGTCGGCCACCGCGGCGCCGTACTACCCCTCGTACGTGGCCCTGGGTGACTCGTTCAGTTCGGCGAGCGGCGTGCCGAACCAGGTCGATCTGCTGTGCACCAGGTCCGACCACAACTACCCCTCGCTGGTCTCGAAAGCCGTCAAGCCCGCGACGTTCACCGACGTGACCTGCGGGGCCGCCGTGACCGCCGACATGACGGGCAACCAGTTCGCCGTGGTGGCCCCGCAGTTCAACGCCCTGAAGCCGGACACCGCGCTGGTCACCGTCGGCATCGGCGGCAACGACATCCCGTTCGCCGAGATCCTGGCGACCTGCGGCCTGCCGGGTGCGCTCGTCCCGATCGGCTCACCGTGCAAGACGCTGTACACCGCGGGCGGCGGCGACCGGCGCGCCGACAAAGTCAAGGCGGTCGGCCCGAAGGTGGACGGCGTGCTCAAGGGGATCAAGCAGCGTTCCCCCAAAGCCAGGGTCCTGCTGGTCGGCTACCCGGTGATCATGCCGGAGAACGGGAGCAACTGCTGGCCGCTGGTGCCGATCGCCTCCGGCGACGCGCCGTACCTGCGCGATATCACCAAGCTCCTGAACTCCGTGCTGTCCGGCGTGGCCGCCAACAACGGTGCGACCTTCGTGGACACCTACACCAGCAGCATCGGCCATGACGTCTGCCAGTTCCCCGGCGTCAAGTGGATGGAGGGCGTCTTCGCCTCGGGGGCCCTGCCGGTGCACCCCAACGCGTTGGGCACGCAGAACCAGGCCCGCCAGGTGCTCGCCGCACTGGGCGGCTGA